In Pontibacillus yanchengensis, the following are encoded in one genomic region:
- a CDS encoding quinone oxidoreductase family protein, with protein sequence MKAIQFEDYGGPDVLEMKEITKPQPGEGEVVLKVEAIGVNYADTARREGAYVVPTPLPFIPGAEVAGVVEEVGENVTTVNKGDRVVTLIEKGGYAEYATANAQTLIPIPEGVTSETAVALPLQGLTAYHIITTMGRLEKGETILVHAGAGGVGSLAIQLANHFGAGMVIATASTEEKLQLAKDLGADAVINYTESNWREQVLEATGGKGVDVALEMAGGDVFHETVKCMRSFGRVVVYGVASGEPALMYPSGLMNRNLSVIGFFLPQIMKRRELLMSSMKELLMLTQSGDLKLTIGGVYPLSEAANVHELMQGRKTKGKLVLVP encoded by the coding sequence ATGAAGGCTATTCAATTTGAAGATTATGGCGGTCCTGACGTACTAGAAATGAAGGAGATTACAAAACCTCAACCAGGAGAGGGAGAGGTGGTATTAAAAGTGGAAGCCATTGGTGTGAACTATGCGGATACAGCAAGGCGTGAGGGAGCGTATGTTGTACCTACTCCTTTACCATTTATACCAGGAGCAGAAGTTGCCGGAGTGGTAGAGGAAGTTGGAGAAAATGTTACAACTGTAAATAAAGGCGATCGTGTTGTGACACTCATAGAGAAAGGCGGTTACGCAGAATATGCTACAGCGAACGCTCAAACATTAATACCCATTCCAGAAGGTGTAACTTCTGAGACAGCTGTAGCGCTCCCGTTACAAGGGCTTACTGCTTATCATATCATCACAACCATGGGGCGTTTAGAAAAAGGAGAAACCATCCTAGTCCATGCCGGAGCTGGAGGAGTTGGCTCACTAGCTATTCAACTCGCCAATCACTTTGGAGCTGGGATGGTTATTGCTACAGCGAGTACAGAAGAAAAATTACAATTAGCCAAAGACTTAGGAGCGGATGCCGTCATAAATTATACGGAGTCTAATTGGCGAGAACAAGTTCTTGAGGCTACAGGTGGCAAAGGTGTAGACGTAGCTCTAGAAATGGCAGGTGGAGATGTGTTTCATGAAACCGTAAAATGTATGAGATCTTTTGGTCGTGTAGTCGTGTACGGGGTTGCGAGTGGGGAACCAGCACTAATGTATCCATCTGGTTTGATGAACCGTAACTTATCTGTGATTGGGTTTTTCCTTCCGCAGATTATGAAACGAAGAGAATTACTGATGAGTAGTATGAAGGAATTATTAATGCTAACACAATCCGGGGATCTAAAACTAACCATTGGAGGAGTTTATCCTCTCTCAGAAGCTGCTAATGTGCATGAATTGATGCAAGGAAGAAAGACGAAAGGCAAGCTTGTACTTGTACCATAG
- a CDS encoding PH domain-containing protein, which translates to MEEEMESLPLPKEATSYFRITYLSELLINLILSTGVAVALYFSALSIGYAIPLFVITILWIIYRWSWYAEQRRKNVWYQIYEDRIVLHNGVWAKNLVTIPMFRVQHVSIRRGPLLRHYKLSTVTFYTAGSAYDISGMQVDKAQEVKDVVISLAKAREEY; encoded by the coding sequence TTGGAAGAAGAAATGGAGAGTTTACCGCTACCTAAGGAAGCTACATCATACTTTCGTATTACATATTTATCTGAGTTACTTATTAACCTTATCCTATCAACAGGAGTAGCCGTAGCATTATATTTTTCAGCTCTGTCCATTGGGTATGCCATTCCGTTGTTTGTGATTACGATTCTATGGATTATATATCGATGGAGCTGGTATGCAGAACAGAGAAGAAAGAATGTGTGGTATCAAATTTATGAAGACCGGATTGTCCTCCATAATGGGGTTTGGGCCAAGAATTTAGTTACGATACCAATGTTCCGTGTACAGCACGTTTCTATTAGACGGGGGCCTCTACTACGTCATTATAAATTATCTACTGTAACGTTTTATACAGCCGGTAGTGCGTATGATATATCTGGTATGCAGGTAGATAAGGCTCAGGAAGTGAAGGATGTCGTCATTTCCTTAGCGAAGGCGAGGGAAGAATATTGA
- a CDS encoding PH domain-containing protein: MNRQHPFAMVQYMFTFIKGFIFWLIVISFSEIRKGQYLFPSLYLIGMMLIGFVIGLLRWLNTSYDLDEEHFHLKKGIISKTHETYPHIKISGIHYQSNRLLESLGLTSISIETAGKATGASATLFLKKEEAYKLEQNIIYYAQESGNEELTANDEESTEDKKRNDFVLPWKYLIIMSATSNSFYIGFAIIISSLNQVYDVLSSMFENSFLFSKVEEFSLSGLFLSNPALFFTMILISALGSWAIGIIILSLRYANFTVRREQNTIHISYGLWTMKNISLEVDRIQAIRVQEGVVRRWIGFNSVAFDSIGFDATGEAEEAVLLPLVKRNQTWSLINKIVPEFYVEPNLTYSPVRARIRFYLRGAIFPLLVIVGAGFIWSMLWWLGVIAPLLVYLSELRYRDNGIQTVSNKVITSSRLIQKETVVIPWQGLQSVMRRESFFQRRRSLATFELAVATDQTTLLYKAAELDTNLYPSIIEFLQQEDSRK, from the coding sequence TTGAATCGTCAACACCCCTTCGCAATGGTGCAATATATGTTTACTTTCATAAAAGGATTTATATTTTGGTTAATTGTCATATCCTTTTCAGAGATTCGTAAAGGCCAATATCTTTTCCCTTCGTTGTACTTAATAGGAATGATGTTGATTGGGTTTGTCATTGGTTTACTACGCTGGCTTAATACGAGCTATGATTTGGATGAAGAACATTTTCATTTGAAAAAAGGAATCATTTCTAAGACGCATGAAACGTACCCTCATATAAAAATATCTGGAATTCATTATCAATCCAACCGCTTGTTGGAATCCCTTGGGTTAACTAGTATTTCAATCGAAACGGCTGGTAAAGCGACAGGGGCTAGTGCAACTCTATTTCTAAAAAAAGAAGAAGCCTATAAGCTTGAGCAAAATATCATTTATTATGCCCAAGAGTCAGGGAATGAAGAGTTGACAGCCAATGATGAAGAGAGTACTGAGGATAAAAAGAGAAATGATTTCGTTCTTCCTTGGAAATATCTTATTATCATGAGTGCTACTTCTAATTCCTTTTATATTGGTTTTGCAATTATAATATCGTCCCTCAACCAAGTATATGATGTATTATCCTCCATGTTCGAGAATTCCTTCTTGTTTTCAAAGGTTGAGGAGTTTTCGTTATCAGGCCTGTTTCTAAGTAATCCGGCGTTATTTTTTACGATGATCCTTATTTCAGCACTTGGTTCATGGGCAATCGGAATCATTATTCTGAGTCTTCGTTATGCGAATTTTACAGTACGAAGAGAACAAAACACGATACATATTTCCTATGGTCTTTGGACAATGAAGAATATTTCATTGGAGGTCGATCGAATTCAGGCTATTCGTGTGCAAGAGGGAGTCGTCCGCAGGTGGATTGGATTTAATTCAGTTGCGTTCGACAGTATAGGTTTTGATGCTACAGGGGAAGCGGAAGAAGCGGTTCTCCTACCTTTAGTAAAGCGAAATCAAACATGGTCTCTTATCAATAAAATAGTACCTGAATTTTATGTAGAGCCTAATCTAACGTATTCACCAGTTCGTGCCCGGATACGCTTCTATCTAAGAGGAGCAATATTCCCACTACTGGTTATAGTTGGAGCTGGATTTATTTGGTCAATGTTGTGGTGGTTAGGTGTCATTGCACCGTTGTTAGTCTATCTATCGGAATTGCGCTATCGAGACAACGGGATTCAGACTGTTTCCAATAAAGTCATTACGTCTAGTAGGCTCATACAAAAAGAAACAGTTGTTATCCCATGGCAAGGACTGCAGTCTGTTATGAGGAGAGAGAGCTTTTTCCAGCGGCGCCGCTCACTTGCTACATTTGAGTTAGCTGTTGCAACCGATCAGACGACGTTATTATATAAAGCTGCGGAGCTAGATACAAATCTATATCCTTCAATCATAGAGTTTTTACAACAAGAGGATTCTAGAAAATGA
- a CDS encoding AAA family ATPase produces the protein MEHAPSLKIHIIGSVGSGKTTLARKLSKKYSIPHYELDNVVWERRDSGDDRRRTEQERDHYLNNLTQSNAWVIEGVHYEWVSSSLKAADYIIFLDVEYKTRLHRIIRRFVLQKIGIERANYKPNLHIFKKMFKWNADFETRMKPAMEEMLHIHQDKVIRVGNGKDI, from the coding sequence ATGGAACATGCACCTTCTCTTAAAATTCATATTATTGGATCGGTTGGGAGCGGAAAAACAACCTTAGCCAGAAAGCTATCCAAAAAATATTCGATACCACATTATGAACTCGATAATGTGGTTTGGGAAAGACGAGATTCTGGAGATGACAGAAGAAGAACGGAGCAGGAACGAGATCACTATTTGAATAACCTGACTCAATCAAACGCTTGGGTTATAGAAGGGGTCCATTATGAATGGGTCTCTTCTAGTTTAAAAGCTGCGGATTACATTATTTTTTTAGATGTCGAATATAAAACAAGGCTACATAGAATTATTAGAAGGTTTGTCCTACAAAAAATTGGAATTGAAAGAGCTAATTATAAACCAAACCTTCATATTTTCAAGAAAATGTTCAAATGGAATGCCGATTTTGAAACACGTATGAAACCTGCCATGGAAGAAATGCTACACATTCATCAGGATAAGGTCATAAGGGTCGGCAATGGGAAAGATATATAG